The following are from one region of the Salvia hispanica cultivar TCC Black 2014 chromosome 1, UniMelb_Shisp_WGS_1.0, whole genome shotgun sequence genome:
- the LOC125211253 gene encoding 5-amino-6-(5-phospho-D-ribitylamino)uracil phosphatase, chloroplastic isoform X1, with protein MENAMSFTTRSLLPVTPASPLSPSPSSKLTFSRLNRSSAAEEQHRRCKSLVVTNAFGSDENGQLDGFPNLPNKIFMEEVIGAEYGEGFETFRPEGPLKVDVDFLNDRMQEGFLQRIRYAMKPDEAYGLIFSWDVVADTQALKLRAWEQLASEEGKEIPNDDNIQRFLLYTGADHVLSKVLRWEQADDDVDRLKSRLSQLYYDNLVKFSEPVEGLKEWLDALSTSRIPCAVVSGLDRKNMVDTLERMGLKNYFQAVVSEEDGMDSLAHRFLSASVKLDRKPAKCVVFEDDPRGITAAHNCTMMAVALIGTHPAYQLGQADLAVASFNELSVINLRRLFANRGSTFMDLQKQVVEKTPPKRKLTIDTIY; from the exons ATGGAGAATGCGATGAGCTTCACCACTCGTTCTCTGCTACCTGTCACTCCCGCCTCCCCTCTCTCTCCATCCCCCTCATCTAAACTCACATTCTCG AGATTAAATCGCTCAAGCGCAGCGGAAGAGCAGCATCGCCGGTGTAAATCCCTAGTGGTTACGAACGCTTTCGGGTCGGATGAAAATGGGCAGCTCGACGGGTTCCCCAATTTACCTAACAAGATTTTCATGGAGGAG GTAATTGGAGCAGAATATGGTGAAGGTTTTGAGACATTTAGACCTGAAGGTCCCCTTAAAGTTGATGTG gattttttaaatgatagaATGCAAGAAGGTTTCCTCCAACGAATTCGCTATGCTATGAAGCCTGATGAAGCCTATGGCCTCATATTCTCTTGGGATGTTGTG GCAGATACCCAGGCCTTAAAATTGCGTGCTTGGGAACAACTTGCATCTGAAGAAG GTAAGGAGATTCCTAATGATGACAATATACAAAGATTTTTGCTTTATACTGGTGCCGATCATGTTCTAAGCAAG GTATTGCGCTGGGAACAGGCTGACGATGATGTAGATAGACTGAAGTCCAGGCTCTCTCAGTTATATTATGACAACCTTGTAAAA TTTTCAGAACCTGTGGAAGGTCTAAAGGAATGGTTAGATGCTCTGTCTACATCTCGCATCCCTTGTGCAGTTGTTTCAGGTCTTGACCGTAAGAACATGGTTGACACTTTAGAAAGGATGGGCCTGAAAAATTATTTCcag GCAGTGGTGTCGGAGGAAGACGGCATGGATTCCCTAGCCCATAGATTCCTTTCAGCATCTGTTAAG TTGGACAGAAAACCTGCAAAGTGTGTTGTATTCGAGGATGACCCCCGGGGAATAACAGCTGCTCATAATTGCACCATGATGGCTGTAGCTTTAATCGGAACCCACCCAGC GTATCAACTGGGGCAAGCTGACCTAGCCGTTGCTAGCTTTAACGAGCTTTCTGTGATCAATTTGCGGAGATTGTTTGCCAACAGAGGTTCGACCTTCATGGACTTGCAGAAACAGGTTGTGGAGAAAACACCTCCGAAGCGGAAGCTGACTATCGACACCATATACTGA
- the LOC125201331 gene encoding pentatricopeptide repeat-containing protein At1g10270 codes for MSLLRLFLRRSVRRYSSNPYPFPSPFPNSDSPIPNSPPPPNPTTNFTPNQFSAAAQHSQPQPVENSSFISQRSYGFSSAEEAAAERRRRKRRLRIEPPLYALRPNPQTPPPSAADAADRARLPDSTSALVGPRLNLHNRVQSLIRAYDLDSASYVARQAVFQRVRPTVFTCNAIVAAMCRAKRYDDAKALFHYFFRQAGIVPSIISYNYLIAAHCESKEVDLALEVCKEILENAPFCPSAVTYRHLTKGLVNAGRMDDAVSSLREMLHKGHGADSLVYNNVILGFLNLGNLEKANEFFDELKERCTVYDGVVNATFMDWFFKQGRTKEAMESYRELMAREYRMVPATRNVLLETLLKHGKKDEAWELFHGMLDDHTPPTFQAVNSDTISMMVNECFKEGDVEKAKDVFKRTGKGAKSKPFYMDVAGYNNIITRFCELEMMDEADQYYKQLLEKSLVPDVNTFRTLIDAYIKVDRVEKVIQKFTEMAESGLRIIPPYANKWFAFIIEKGKASDCLPILSKITEREPKPDVMTYDIVIRGLVQEGNFDATPNLLREMMTQGIGTTPLLKEFVLGVFDGLGRRVEIENIFNFTHQSPYQGPRGPSSAERPPAMAEQGGRPPALPWQAANPRQTSNANQYAQQTSANQYAQQTSGNQNTQQTSGNQYAQQSYGNQHTEQGYANQNAQQGYPTQHTQQGNANQFARHGSQPQMMQEMAHSHPMPEQEVEYRYAAGRNGA; via the coding sequence ATGAGCCTCCTCCGCCTCTTCCTCCGCCGCTCTGTCCGCCGGTATTCCTCCAATCCTTACCCCTTCCCTTCCCCCTTCCCCAATAGTGATAGCCCTATCCCCAattctcctcctccgccgAATCCTACCACCAATTTCACCCCCAATCAGTTCTCCGCCGCCGCTCAACACTCCCAGCCCCAACCCGTGGAAAATTCCTCCTTCATCTCGCAGCGCTCCTACGGATTCTCCTCCGCAGAGGAAGCCGCCGCCGAACGCCGCCGCCGCAAGCGCAGGCTCCGGATCGAGCCGCCTCTCTACGCCCTCCGCCCCAACCCCCAAACCCCTCCCCCCTCCGCCGCCGATGCCGCCGACAGAGCTCGCCTCCCCGATTCGACCTCAGCTCTCGTCGGCCCCCGCCTCAACCTCCACAACCGCGTCCAGTCTCTCATCCGCGCCTACGATCTCGACTCCGCCTCCTACGTCGCCCGCCAAGCCGTTTTCCAGCGCGTCCGCCCCACCGTCTTCACCTGCAACGCCATTGTCGCCGCGATGTGCCGCGCCAAGCGCTACGACGACGCCAAAGCCCTCTTCCACTACTTCTTCCGCCAGGCGGGTATTGTACCCAGCATTATTTCCTATAATTACCTAATTGCGGCTCACTGTGAATCGAAAGAGGTCGATTTGGCGCTGGAAGTCTGCAAAGAGATTCTAGAAAACGCTCCCTTTTGCCCCTCGGCTGTTACCTATCGCCACCTGACGAAGGGGCTGGTCAACGCCGGGCGGATGGATGACGCTGTGTCTTCGCTTCGCGAGATGTTGCACAAGGGCCACGGTGCGGATTCTCTCGTTTACAACAATGTGATTCTAGGTTTCTTGAATTTGGGGAATTTAGAGAAGGCTAATGAGTTCTTTGATGAGTTGAAGGAGCGGTGTACGGTGTATGATGGGGTGGTGAATGCGACGTTCATGGATTGGTTCTTTAAGCAGGGAAGGACAAAGGAGGCGATGGAGTCTTACCGGGAATTAATGGCTAGGGAGTATAGGATGGTGCCTGCTACGCGAAATGTGCTGCTGGAGACGCTATTGAAGCACGGGAAAAAAGATGAAGCTTGGGAGTTGTTTCATGGCATGTTGGATGATCACACACCGCCTACTTTCCAAGCAGTGAATTCGGATACTATCAGTATGATGGTTAATGAGTGCTTCAAGGAAGGGGATGTTGAAAAGGCGAAGGATGTTTTCAAGAGGACGGGTAAGGGAGCCAAGTCGAAGCCTTTTTATATGGATGTGGCTGGCtataacaatataattacGAGATTCTGTGAGCTTGAGATGATGGATGAAGCAGATCAGTACTATAAGCAGCTGTTGGAGAAGTCATTAGTCCCTGATGTTAATACATTTAGGACGTTGATTGATGCGTACATTAAGGTAGACAGGGTCGAGAAGGTGATTCAGAAGTTCACAGAGATGGCTGAGTCGGGTTTGAGGATTATCCCTCCTTACGCGAATAAGTGGTTTGCTTTCATAATTGAGAAGGGAAAAGCTTCTGATTGTTTACCAATTCTGTCGAAAATTACTGAGAGAGAACCAAAGCCTGATGTCATGACCTATGATATTGTGATAAGGGGCCTTGTTCAGGAAGGTAATTTTGATGCCACTCCCAATCTGCTGAGAGAGATGATGACTCAGGGAATTGGAACTACGCCTTTGCTGAAGGAATTTGTCTTGGGTGTTTTTGATGGACTGGGTCGGCGGGTGGAAATTGAGAATATTTTCAACTTTACACACCAGAGTCCTTATCAAGGACCACGAGGTCCATCAAGTGCAGAAAGGCCCCCTGCAATGGCGGAACAAGGGGGGAGACCACCGGCATTGCCTTGGCAAGCAGCTAATCCTCGGCAGACGTCTAATGCAAATCAGTATGCTCAACAGACTTCTGCAAATCAGTATGCTCAACAGACTTCTGGGAATCAGAATACACAACAGACTTCTGGGAATCAGTATGCTCAACAGAGTTACGGGAATCAGCATACAGAACAGGGTTATGCAAATCAGAATGCACAACAAGGTTATCCAACTCAGCATACACAACAAGGTAATGCGAATCAGTTTGCACGACATGGAAGTCAGCCTCAAATGATGCAGGAGATGGCACATTCACATCCAATGCCAGAGCAGGAAGTTGAGTACCGCTATGCGGCAGGGAGAAATGGAGCTTAA
- the LOC125211253 gene encoding 5-amino-6-(5-phospho-D-ribitylamino)uracil phosphatase, chloroplastic isoform X2, with the protein MENAMSFTTRSLLPVTPASPLSPSPSSKLTFSRLNRSSAAEEQHRRCKSLVVTNAFGSDENGQLDGFPNLPNKIFMEEVIGAEYGEGFETFRPEGPLKVDVDFLNDRMQEGFLQRIRYAMKPDEAYGLIFSWDVVADTQALKLRAWEQLASEEGKEIPNDDNIQRFLLYTGADHVLSKFSEPVEGLKEWLDALSTSRIPCAVVSGLDRKNMVDTLERMGLKNYFQAVVSEEDGMDSLAHRFLSASVKLDRKPAKCVVFEDDPRGITAAHNCTMMAVALIGTHPAYQLGQADLAVASFNELSVINLRRLFANRGSTFMDLQKQVVEKTPPKRKLTIDTIY; encoded by the exons ATGGAGAATGCGATGAGCTTCACCACTCGTTCTCTGCTACCTGTCACTCCCGCCTCCCCTCTCTCTCCATCCCCCTCATCTAAACTCACATTCTCG AGATTAAATCGCTCAAGCGCAGCGGAAGAGCAGCATCGCCGGTGTAAATCCCTAGTGGTTACGAACGCTTTCGGGTCGGATGAAAATGGGCAGCTCGACGGGTTCCCCAATTTACCTAACAAGATTTTCATGGAGGAG GTAATTGGAGCAGAATATGGTGAAGGTTTTGAGACATTTAGACCTGAAGGTCCCCTTAAAGTTGATGTG gattttttaaatgatagaATGCAAGAAGGTTTCCTCCAACGAATTCGCTATGCTATGAAGCCTGATGAAGCCTATGGCCTCATATTCTCTTGGGATGTTGTG GCAGATACCCAGGCCTTAAAATTGCGTGCTTGGGAACAACTTGCATCTGAAGAAG GTAAGGAGATTCCTAATGATGACAATATACAAAGATTTTTGCTTTATACTGGTGCCGATCATGTTCTAAGCAAG TTTTCAGAACCTGTGGAAGGTCTAAAGGAATGGTTAGATGCTCTGTCTACATCTCGCATCCCTTGTGCAGTTGTTTCAGGTCTTGACCGTAAGAACATGGTTGACACTTTAGAAAGGATGGGCCTGAAAAATTATTTCcag GCAGTGGTGTCGGAGGAAGACGGCATGGATTCCCTAGCCCATAGATTCCTTTCAGCATCTGTTAAG TTGGACAGAAAACCTGCAAAGTGTGTTGTATTCGAGGATGACCCCCGGGGAATAACAGCTGCTCATAATTGCACCATGATGGCTGTAGCTTTAATCGGAACCCACCCAGC GTATCAACTGGGGCAAGCTGACCTAGCCGTTGCTAGCTTTAACGAGCTTTCTGTGATCAATTTGCGGAGATTGTTTGCCAACAGAGGTTCGACCTTCATGGACTTGCAGAAACAGGTTGTGGAGAAAACACCTCCGAAGCGGAAGCTGACTATCGACACCATATACTGA
- the LOC125208304 gene encoding phosphoglucan phosphatase LSF2, chloroplastic, with amino-acid sequence MEAVGRTPFTFSSQLLSPPSQLQKTAVFFSSSPKQIAKDSFKSHRICCKLPENEVGAAQGFSTKTDEYNIAMKKLMMNPYEYHHEFGMNYTLITEDLIVGSQPQKVEDIDHLREEENVAYILNLQQDSDVAYWGIDLRSIIKRCEEVGIRHMRRPAKDFDPDSLRNGLPKAVSSLEWAISEGKGRVYVHCTAGLGRAPAVAIAYMFWFCNMDLDTAYKALTSKRPCGPNRRAIRGATYDLAKNDPWKEPLDSLPEYAFEDIADWERQLIQDRVRALRGT; translated from the exons atggaaGCTGTTGGCAGGACCCCATTCACCTTCTCTTCACAGCTGCTTTCACCTCCTTCCCAATTGCAGAAAACTGCCgtcttcttctcttcttctccaaagcAAATCGCAAAGGATTCCTTCAAATCTCACAGGATTTGTTGCAAGCTTCCCGAGAATGAGGTTGGAGCGGCGCAAGGGTTTTCGACTAAAACGGATGAGTACAACATCGCCATGAAGAAGCTGATGATGAACCCTTACGAGTATCATCACGAATTCG GCATGAACTATACTCTGATAACTGAGGATCTTATTGTTGGATCCCAACCTCAAAAGGTTGAAGACATCGATCATCTGAGGGAGGAAGAGAATGTGGCGTATATTCTCAACTTGCAGCAGGATAGTGATGTTGCATACTGGGGAATTGATCTTCGATCTATTATAAAAAGATGTGAAGAAGTTGGAATCCGGCACATGAGAAGGCCT GCAAAAGATTTCGATCCAGATTCTTTAAGAAATGGACTGCCAAAAGCTGTGTCCTCGTTGGAATGGGCGATTTCAGAGGGCAAGGGACGAGTGTATGTTCACTGCACTGCTGGTTTGGGGAGGGCACCAGCCGTTGCAATTGCTTATATGTTCTGGTTCTGCAATATGGAT CTAGACACAGCATACAAGGCGCTGACTTCAAAGAGGCCGTGTGGACCTAACAGACGGGCTATTCGTGGAGCAACATATGATCTTGCCAAGAACGACCCTTGGAAGGAGCCTCTCGATAGTTTACCTGAATATGCTTTTGAGGACATTGCAGACTGGGAAAGACAACTGATCCAGGATCGTGTTCGTGCACTTCGTGGAACTTGA
- the LOC125212055 gene encoding CBL-interacting protein kinase 18-like — MDTKENILMKKYEVGRMLGQGSFAKVYYGRNLVTGQGVALKCINKQKVMKIGLVKQIKREISVMNRVRHPNIMHLEEVMATKTKIYFVMEYAKGGELFKKVAKCRLKEETARKYFQQLMGAVVFCHSRGVYHRDLKPENLLLDDEGNLKVSDFGLSAVAESKRQDGLLHTTCGTPAYVAPEVITRKGYDGAKSDIWSCGVILFVMLAGHLPFYCKNLMDMYRKIAKGSYKCPHWFSPQVRRLLSKILDPNPETRISAAEIMEHPWFKAGLCVEKPATTVETGVVARPLGLDDATELARPDNLNAFDIISLSSGFDLSGLFVSRDQKDDVRFTSTRSASCIVSKLEDVARESGFKLMKKERGSFKLDGSSEGTKREGLSIDVEIYGIGPSYHLVEMKKSSGDLMEFQHLLRQTSFGDIVCSWLGDQQHH; from the coding sequence ATGGATACCAAGGAGAACatattgatgaagaaatatgaagtGGGGAGGATGTTAGGCCAAGGTTCTTTTGCAAAAGTTTACTATGGCAGGAATCTTGTAACAGGACAGGGTGTGGCGCTTAAGTgtattaataaacaaaaagtaATGAAAATCGGGCTCGTGAAGCAGATCAAACGCGAGATATCTGTCATGAATCGTGTCAGACACCCGAACATCATGCATCTCGAGGAAGTGATGGCCACCAAGACCAAGATATACTTTGTGATGGAGTATGCCAAAGGGGGCGAGCTTTTCAAGAAGGTCGCCAAATGCAGACTCAAGGAAGAAACCGCGAGAAAATACTTCCAGCAGTTGATGGGTGCTGTTGTCTTTTGCCACAGCAGAGGCGTCTATCACCGTGATTTGAAGCCAGAGAATCTGCTTCTGGACGACGAAGGGAACTTGAAGGTGTCGGATTTTGGTCTAAGCGCGGTCGCAGAGTCCAAACGACAAGATGGCTTGCTTCACACAACGTGTGGGACTCCTGCCTATGTTGCTCCTGAGGTTATAACGAGGAAAGGGTACGATGGGGCCAAATCCGACATCTGGTCGTGCGGGGTGATACTGTTCGTGATGCTCGCTGGCCATCTTCCATTCTACTGCAAGAATCTCATGGATATGTATCGCAAGATAGCCAAGGGTAGTTACAAATGTCCTCATTGGTTCTCTCCTCAAGTGAGGAGGCTCTTGTCTAAGATTCTTGATCCCAACCCCGAAACGAGGATCTCAGCTGCAGAAATCATGGAGCATCCGTGGTTCAAGGCAGGGTTATGCGTGGAAAAGCCGGCTACTACTGTAGAAACGGGCGTTGTTGCAAGGCCTTTAGGGCTTGATGATGCTACGGAGCTTGCAAGACCGGATAATCTGAATGCGTTTGACATCATATCTCTCTCAAGTGGATTTGACCTGTCCGGTTTGTTTGTGAGCCGCGACCAGAAGGATGATGTCCGGTTCACATCAACAAGGTCAGCTTCTTGCATCGTGTCGAAGCTTGAGGATGTGGCACGGGAGTCGGGGTTCAAACTGATGAAGAAGGAGCGCGGGTCGTTCAAGCTCGACGGGTCTAGTGAAGGTACCAAGAGAGAGGGCTTGTCCATTGATGTGGAGATATATGGAATTGGCCCTTCATACCATTTGGTGGAGATGAAGAAATCTAGTGGTGATTTGATGGAATTCCAACATTTGCTAAGACAAACTTCATTTGGGGATATAGTTTGTTCTTGGCTAGGAGACCAACAACATCACTAG